One genomic segment of Gossypium arboreum isolate Shixiya-1 chromosome 3, ASM2569848v2, whole genome shotgun sequence includes these proteins:
- the LOC108475749 gene encoding brefeldin A-inhibited guanine nucleotide-exchange protein 1-like isoform X2, with the protein MLASHTLGGPSRCGRVLGPPLDKIIKNAAWRKHTHLVSSCKSALDKLETLSDTGLSDPISPLLGISSSDANFVLNPILLALETNYVKVAEPALECTFKLFSLGVARGEIHGNVSNPILYKIVEAVCKVGGIGEESLELAVLRVLLSAIRCPCVLIRGDCLLNVVRTCYNVYLRGLNGTNQICAKSVLAQIMLIVFTRAEEDSIDVSIKTVSVSELLEFSDKNLNEGSSIYHCQNFVSEVMSASEGVPDLKLSQPNKDQELQNVDLKTSKWEEEEIGDKIREDGFLVFKNLCKLSMKFSSQENDDQILLRGKTLSLELLKAVMDNGGSIWRSNVRFLNVIKQYLCLSLLKNSALSVMSIFQLQSCIFMSLLTKYRTGLKDEIGIFFPMLILRVLENVLQPSFVQKMTVLNLLEKIAADSQIIIDIFVNYDCDVDSPNIFERIVNGLLRTALGPPPASATTLSAVQDITFRHESVNCLVSIIKSMGAWMDQKLTIGDSDLRKSFKSDTAAEGHSTLTAEDGTVSDCELQPEMNSELSNAATLEQRRAYKIELQKGVSLFNRKPSKGIEFLINTKKVGNSPEEVAAFLKSNTTGLNEAMIGDYLGEREDFALKVMHAYVDSFDFKSMDFGEAIRFFLQGFRLPGEAQKIDRIMEKFAERYCKCNPNSFTSADTAYVLAYSVIMLNTDAHNSMVKDKMNKSDFIRNNRGIDDGKDLPEEYLGALYDQIVNNEIKMNADSSAPQSMQANSLNKLLGLDGILNLVTWKQTEEKALGANGLLIRQIQEQFKAKSGKLESVYHSVSDVAILRFMVEVCWGPMLAAYSVTLDQSDDRIATTQCLQGFRHAVHVTAVMGMQTQRDAFVTSTAKFTFLHCAADMKQKNVDAVKAIISIAIEDGNHLQDSWEHILTCLSRIEHLQLLGEGSSTDTSILSVPNTEIDEKVPKPSGIQSLKKKGSLQNPAVMAVVRGGSYDSAAVGANSSGLVTPEQINQFIANLNLLEQIGSSELNHVFVHSQRLNSEAIVAFVKALCKVSIAELQSPTDPRVFSLTKLVEIAHYNMNRIRLVWFRIWNVLSDFFVSVGLSENLSVAIFVMDSLRQLAMKFLEREELANYNFQNEFLRPFVIVMQKSNSIEIRELIVRYVSQMVLSRVSNVKSGWKSVFMVFTAAAVDERKNIVLLAFGTMEKIVREYFPHISETDASTFSDCVRCLIKFTNSKFDSDISLNAIGFLRFCAIKLAEGGLVCADKSPDDGSSVSAVTKNDRDLQSFADSDDHASYWVPLLAGLSELTSDSKLAIRKSSTEVLFNVLNDHGHLFSRAFWIGVFSSVVLPLFNGASPVKQDSPTSKSTRPDGSTWDPEISAAAVQSLVDLVIRFFNVLRPQLPNVVSILAGYLKSTKQGPASTGVSATYRLTGELGSRFSKDEWQEILLAIKEAATSTLPGFMKILRSMDDIKVPENSRSSTNTETSSDHGLTKDDLEEDNLQTSAYVVSKMKSFIAVQLLIMQVITDIYKANLQFLVASNINIIVEIFSSTTSHAQQLNSETVLQKKIKKVCSILETSEPPMVHFENEAYQNYLNFLQDLIKNNSSAPKEMNLRSLVAVCEKILLIYLSCTDYNYARQQKPVEIPVTHWILPLGIAKKEKMAARTPLLVSALKALSCLEKDSCRKYVADIFHLLVDLVRSDHSSNEVQHALSNIFRACIGPIIMP; encoded by the exons ATGTTAGCTTCCCACACGCTCGGAGGACCGTCGCGGtgcggccgtgtgctaggcccaCCGCTCGACAAGATCATAAAAAATGCCGCATGGCGAAAACACACGCACCTCGTTTCCTCATGCAAATCCGCTCTCGACAAGCTCGAGACCCTCTCCGACACCGGCTTGTCCGATCCGATTTCACCGCTGCTCGGCATTTCATCTTCCGATGCCAACTTCGTCCTTAACCCGATCCTTCTCGCCTTGGAAACCAATTACGTCAAAGTTGCCGAGCCCGCCCTCGAATGCACCTTCAAATTATTCTCCCTCGGCGTCGCTCGTGGCGAGATCCATGGCAACGTTTCCAATCCGATCCTCTACAAAATCGTCGAAGCCGTTTGCAAAGTCGGCGGCATCGGCGAGGAATCGCTCGAGCTTGCCGTGCTGCGAGTTTTGCTCTCCGCCATCCGATGTCCTTGCGTTTTGATCCGTGGTGATTGCTTGCTCAACGTCGTTAGAACTTGTTATAACGTATATTTACGCGGTTTGAATGGAACCAATCAGATCTGTGCTAAGTCCGTTTTGGCGCAGATTATGCTAATTGTATTCACCCGAGCCGAAGAAGATTCCATTGATGTTTCTATCAAAACAGTGTCGGTTAGTGAGCTTTTAGAGTTTAGTGATAAGAATTTAAATGAAGGAAGTTCAATTTATCATTGTCAGAATTTTGTTAGCGAGGTTATGAGTGCCAGTGAAGGGGTTCCAGATTTGAAGCTATCGCAGCCGAATAAGGATCAGGAGCtgcaaaatgttgatttgaaGACGTCGAAATGGGAGGAGGAGGAAATTGGGGA TAAAATTAGGGAGGACGGCTTTCTTGTTTTTAAGAATTTGTGTAAGTTGTCAATGAAGTTTTCATCACAGGAGAATGATGATCAGATCCTTTTGAGAGGGAAAACGCTGTCTTTGGAGCTCCTCAAGGCTGTTATGGATAATGGGGGTTCCATTTGGCGCTCGAATGTTAG GTTTCTTAACGTAATTAAGCAGTATCTCTGCTTATCATTGTTAAAAAACAGTGCATTGTCAGTGATGTCAATTTTCCAGCTCCAAAGTTGTATTTTTATGAGCCTGCTAACGAAATATAGAACAGGGTTGAAAGATGAAATTGGAATATTCTTTCCCATGCTTATCCTCCGAGTTCTAGAGAATGTTTTACAGCCAAGTTTTGTACAGAAAATGACAGTCCTTAATCTGTTGGAAAAGATTGCTGCGGATTCACAGATTATCATTGATATATTCGTGAATTATGACTGCGATGTGGATTCACCAAACATATTTGAAAG GATTGTCAACGGCCTTCTCAGAACAGCTCTAGGACCGCCACCTGCTTCAGCAACTACTTTGTCTGCAGTCCAGGATATAACTTTCCGGCATGAATCAGTAAATTGCTTGGTTAGCATCATTAAGTCAATGGGAGCTTGGATGGACCAAAAGCTGACAATAGGTGATTCTGACTTGCGTAAGAGCTTCAAGAGTGACACTGCAGCAGAGGGCCATTCAACTTTGACTGCAGAAGATGGAACAGTCTCTGATTGTGAGTTGCAACCAGAAATGAATTCTGAATTGTCAAATGCTGCTACACTTGAGCAACGGCGGGCTTACAAGATTGAACTTCAG AAAGGTGTTTCGTTGTTTAATAGGAAGCCATCCAAAGGCATTGAGTTTCTTATAAATACCAAAAAGGTTGGCAACTCTCCAGAGGAAGTGGCTGCTTTTCTGAAGAGTAACACTACTGGGTTGAATGAAGCCATGATTGGTGATTATTTGGGTGAAAGGGAGGATTTTGCTTTGAAAGTCATGCACGCTTATGTGGATTCCTTTGATTTCAAATCTATGGATTTTGGTGAAGCGATAAGGTTCTTCCTACAAGGCTTCAGGTTACCAGGAGAAGCACAGAAAATTGACCGCATCATGGAAAAGTTTGCTGAGCGCTATTGTAAATGTAATCCTAACTCATTTACCAGTGCAGATACTGCCTATGTACTGGCATACTCTGTCATAATGCTCAACACTGATGCCCATAATAGCATGGTCAAAGATAAG ATGAACAAGTCTGATTTCATTCGAAACAACCGAGGAATAGATGATGGCAAAGATTTACCCGAGGAGTATCTTGGTGCTCTTTATGATCAAATTGTGAATAATGAAATCAAGATGAATGCAGATTCTTCTGCTCCTCAAAGCATGCAGGCGAACAGCTTAAATAAGCTATTGGGTTTGGATGGTATACTCAATTTGGTGACTTGGAAGCAAACAGAAGAAAAGGCATTGGGTGCAAATGGTCTTCTTATAAGACAAATCCAAGAGCAGTTTAAGGCAAAGTCGGGAAAATTAGA GTCTGTTTATCATTCTGTTTCAGATGTAGCAATCTTGAGGTTTATGGTGGAGGTTTGCTGGGGACCTATGCTGGCTGCATACAGTGTCACTCTTGACCAGAGTGATGATAGAATTGCTACCACTCAATGCTTACAGGGCTTTCGACATGCTGTGCATGTAACTGCCGTAATGGGAATGCAGACGCAGAGAGATGCTTTTGTCACATCAACGGCAAAGTTCACTTTTCTCCATTGTGCTGCAGACATGAAACAAAAGAATGTTGATGCTGTAAAA GCAATAATATCTATTGCCATTGAAGATGGTAACCATCTTCAAGACTCCTGGGAGCATATATTGACATGCCTGTCCAGAATTGAGCATTTGCAACTGTTGGGAGAAGGTTCATCAACCGACACATCCATTTTATCCGTGCCTAATACTGAAATAGATGAAAAGGTGCCAAAACCTTCTGGTATTCAATCCCTGAAGAAAAAGGGATCACTCCAGAATCCAGCTGTAATGGCAGTTGTGCGAGGAGGGTCATATGACAGTGCCGCTGTTGGAGCAAATAGTTCAGGACTGGTAACCCCAGAGCAGATTAATCAATTCATTGCAAACTTGAATTTATTGGAACAGATAGGAAGTTCCGAGTTGAACCATGTTTTTGTACATAGCCAAAGATTAAACAGTGAAGCAATAGTGGCTTTTGTGAAGGCCCTTTGCAAGGTTTCTATAGCGGAGTTGCAGTCTCCAACAGACCCTCGAGTTTTTAGCCTCACAAAACTCGTTGAAATTGC GCACTACAATATGAACCGCATCAGATTAGTTTGGTTTCGCATATGGAATGTTCTCTCTGATTTCTTTGTTTCTGTTGGACTGTCCGAGAATTTATCCGTGGCAATCTTTGTGATGGATTCGTTGAGGCAGCTTGCTATGAAATTCTTAGAACGTGAGGAGCTGGCAAACTACAATTTCCAGAATGAATTTTTGAGACCATTTGTGATTGTAATGCAAAAAAGCAACTCCATAGAAATAAGGGAATTAATAGTTCGATACGTTTCTCAGATGGTCCTCAGCCGCGTCAGTAATGTGAAATCTGGATGGAAAAGTGTCTTTATG GTGTTTACAGCTGCTGCTGTGGATGAGCGGAAGAATATTGTCCTGCTAGCTTTTGGGACCATGGAAAAAATAGTTAGAGAGTACTTTCCTCATATCAGTGAGACAGACGCTTCTACTTTTAGTGATTGTGTACGATGCCTCATCAAGTTCACAAATAGCAAGTTTGACAGTGATATTAGCCTTAATGCTATTGGATTTCTCCGGTTTTGTGCTATCAAACTTGCTGAGGGAGGTCTTGTTTGCGCTGATAAGAGCCCAGATGATGGTTCATCTGTTTCAGCTGTAACTAAGAATGATAGAGATCTACAAAGTTTCGCTGATAGTGATGATCATGCATCCTATTGGGTTCCCTTGCTAGCAG GTTTATCAGAACTAACATCCGACTCGAAGTTAGCCATCCGAAAGAGTTCGACGGAAGTGCTTTTCAACGTCCTGAATGATCATGGTCATCTTTTCTCACGAGCATTCTGGATTGGTGTTTTTAGCTCTGTTGTTCTCCCCTTATTTAATGGTGCATCTCCTGTAAAACAGGATTCACCAACATCGAAATCTACTCGTCCTGATGGAAGCACTTGGGATCCTGAAATTTCTGCCGCCGCAGTGCAGTCTCTTGTAGATCTTGTTATAAGGTTTTTCAATGTATTGAGACCTCAACTACCAAATGTCGTATCCATACTGGCAGGATACTTAAAAAGTACAAAACAGGGTCCTGCAAGCACTGGAGTTTCGGCAACATATCGTTTGACAGGAGAGTTAGGAAGCAGATTTTCAAAAGACGAATGGCAAGAAATCCTTCTAGCTATAAAAGAAGCTGCCACTTCAACATTGCCTGGGTTTATGAAGATTTTGAGAAGCATGGATGACATCAAGGTGCCTGAGAATTCTCGATCCTCTACTAATACTGAAACAAGCTCTGATCATGGACTGACCAAGGATGACCTTGAGGAAGATAATCTGCAAACTTCAGCTTATGTGGTTTCGAAAATGAAGAGTTTTATCGCGGTCCAGCTACTGATTATGCAG GTTATAACTGATATATACAAAGCGAACCTACAATTCTTGGTAGCTTCCAACATAAATATCATTGTCGAGATATTTTCTTCCACTACATCACATGCTCAGCAACTGAACTCCGAGACTGTCctgcaaaagaaaataaagaaagtaTGCTCGATCTTGGAGACCTCCGAACCGCCCATGGTTCACTTCGAGAACGAGGCTTATCAAAATTACCTCAACTTCCTCCAAGATTTAATCAAAAACAATTCATCCGCCCCAAAGGAGATGAACCTAAGATCACTAGTGGCAGTGTGTGAAAAAATATTGCTGATATACCTTAGCTGCACCGATTACAACTACGCACGGCAGCAGAAACCGGTTGAGATACCGGTGACTCATTGGATTCTCCCATTGGGAATAGCCAAAAAGGAAAAAATGGCAGCTAGGACTCCTCTACTTGTGTCTGCATTGAAGGCATTGAGTTGCTTGGAGAAGGATTCCTGCAGAAAGTACGTTGCAGATATCTTTCATCTGTTGGTCGATCTGGTTCGAAGCGATCATAGCTCGAATGAAGTTCAACATGCTCTAAGCAACATATTCCGGGCATGTATAGGTCCCATAATAATGCCATAA
- the LOC108475749 gene encoding brefeldin A-inhibited guanine nucleotide-exchange protein 1-like isoform X1: protein MLASHTLGGPSRCGRVLGPPLDKIIKNAAWRKHTHLVSSCKSALDKLETLSDTGLSDPISPLLGISSSDANFVLNPILLALETNYVKVAEPALECTFKLFSLGVARGEIHGNVSNPILYKIVEAVCKVGGIGEESLELAVLRVLLSAIRCPCVLIRGDCLLNVVRTCYNVYLRGLNGTNQICAKSVLAQIMLIVFTRAEEDSIDVSIKTVSVSELLEFSDKNLNEGSSIYHCQNFVSEVMSASEGVPDLKLSQPNKDQELQNVDLKTSKWEEEEIGELEAKEGGAESGSGGVSKIREDGFLVFKNLCKLSMKFSSQENDDQILLRGKTLSLELLKAVMDNGGSIWRSNVRFLNVIKQYLCLSLLKNSALSVMSIFQLQSCIFMSLLTKYRTGLKDEIGIFFPMLILRVLENVLQPSFVQKMTVLNLLEKIAADSQIIIDIFVNYDCDVDSPNIFERIVNGLLRTALGPPPASATTLSAVQDITFRHESVNCLVSIIKSMGAWMDQKLTIGDSDLRKSFKSDTAAEGHSTLTAEDGTVSDCELQPEMNSELSNAATLEQRRAYKIELQKGVSLFNRKPSKGIEFLINTKKVGNSPEEVAAFLKSNTTGLNEAMIGDYLGEREDFALKVMHAYVDSFDFKSMDFGEAIRFFLQGFRLPGEAQKIDRIMEKFAERYCKCNPNSFTSADTAYVLAYSVIMLNTDAHNSMVKDKMNKSDFIRNNRGIDDGKDLPEEYLGALYDQIVNNEIKMNADSSAPQSMQANSLNKLLGLDGILNLVTWKQTEEKALGANGLLIRQIQEQFKAKSGKLESVYHSVSDVAILRFMVEVCWGPMLAAYSVTLDQSDDRIATTQCLQGFRHAVHVTAVMGMQTQRDAFVTSTAKFTFLHCAADMKQKNVDAVKAIISIAIEDGNHLQDSWEHILTCLSRIEHLQLLGEGSSTDTSILSVPNTEIDEKVPKPSGIQSLKKKGSLQNPAVMAVVRGGSYDSAAVGANSSGLVTPEQINQFIANLNLLEQIGSSELNHVFVHSQRLNSEAIVAFVKALCKVSIAELQSPTDPRVFSLTKLVEIAHYNMNRIRLVWFRIWNVLSDFFVSVGLSENLSVAIFVMDSLRQLAMKFLEREELANYNFQNEFLRPFVIVMQKSNSIEIRELIVRYVSQMVLSRVSNVKSGWKSVFMVFTAAAVDERKNIVLLAFGTMEKIVREYFPHISETDASTFSDCVRCLIKFTNSKFDSDISLNAIGFLRFCAIKLAEGGLVCADKSPDDGSSVSAVTKNDRDLQSFADSDDHASYWVPLLAGLSELTSDSKLAIRKSSTEVLFNVLNDHGHLFSRAFWIGVFSSVVLPLFNGASPVKQDSPTSKSTRPDGSTWDPEISAAAVQSLVDLVIRFFNVLRPQLPNVVSILAGYLKSTKQGPASTGVSATYRLTGELGSRFSKDEWQEILLAIKEAATSTLPGFMKILRSMDDIKVPENSRSSTNTETSSDHGLTKDDLEEDNLQTSAYVVSKMKSFIAVQLLIMQVITDIYKANLQFLVASNINIIVEIFSSTTSHAQQLNSETVLQKKIKKVCSILETSEPPMVHFENEAYQNYLNFLQDLIKNNSSAPKEMNLRSLVAVCEKILLIYLSCTDYNYARQQKPVEIPVTHWILPLGIAKKEKMAARTPLLVSALKALSCLEKDSCRKYVADIFHLLVDLVRSDHSSNEVQHALSNIFRACIGPIIMP from the exons ATGTTAGCTTCCCACACGCTCGGAGGACCGTCGCGGtgcggccgtgtgctaggcccaCCGCTCGACAAGATCATAAAAAATGCCGCATGGCGAAAACACACGCACCTCGTTTCCTCATGCAAATCCGCTCTCGACAAGCTCGAGACCCTCTCCGACACCGGCTTGTCCGATCCGATTTCACCGCTGCTCGGCATTTCATCTTCCGATGCCAACTTCGTCCTTAACCCGATCCTTCTCGCCTTGGAAACCAATTACGTCAAAGTTGCCGAGCCCGCCCTCGAATGCACCTTCAAATTATTCTCCCTCGGCGTCGCTCGTGGCGAGATCCATGGCAACGTTTCCAATCCGATCCTCTACAAAATCGTCGAAGCCGTTTGCAAAGTCGGCGGCATCGGCGAGGAATCGCTCGAGCTTGCCGTGCTGCGAGTTTTGCTCTCCGCCATCCGATGTCCTTGCGTTTTGATCCGTGGTGATTGCTTGCTCAACGTCGTTAGAACTTGTTATAACGTATATTTACGCGGTTTGAATGGAACCAATCAGATCTGTGCTAAGTCCGTTTTGGCGCAGATTATGCTAATTGTATTCACCCGAGCCGAAGAAGATTCCATTGATGTTTCTATCAAAACAGTGTCGGTTAGTGAGCTTTTAGAGTTTAGTGATAAGAATTTAAATGAAGGAAGTTCAATTTATCATTGTCAGAATTTTGTTAGCGAGGTTATGAGTGCCAGTGAAGGGGTTCCAGATTTGAAGCTATCGCAGCCGAATAAGGATCAGGAGCtgcaaaatgttgatttgaaGACGTCGAAATGGGAGGAGGAGGAAATTGGGGAGTTAGAGGCGAAGGAAGGGGGGGCGGAATCGGGTTCCGGTGGGGTTAGTAAAATTAGGGAGGACGGCTTTCTTGTTTTTAAGAATTTGTGTAAGTTGTCAATGAAGTTTTCATCACAGGAGAATGATGATCAGATCCTTTTGAGAGGGAAAACGCTGTCTTTGGAGCTCCTCAAGGCTGTTATGGATAATGGGGGTTCCATTTGGCGCTCGAATGTTAG GTTTCTTAACGTAATTAAGCAGTATCTCTGCTTATCATTGTTAAAAAACAGTGCATTGTCAGTGATGTCAATTTTCCAGCTCCAAAGTTGTATTTTTATGAGCCTGCTAACGAAATATAGAACAGGGTTGAAAGATGAAATTGGAATATTCTTTCCCATGCTTATCCTCCGAGTTCTAGAGAATGTTTTACAGCCAAGTTTTGTACAGAAAATGACAGTCCTTAATCTGTTGGAAAAGATTGCTGCGGATTCACAGATTATCATTGATATATTCGTGAATTATGACTGCGATGTGGATTCACCAAACATATTTGAAAG GATTGTCAACGGCCTTCTCAGAACAGCTCTAGGACCGCCACCTGCTTCAGCAACTACTTTGTCTGCAGTCCAGGATATAACTTTCCGGCATGAATCAGTAAATTGCTTGGTTAGCATCATTAAGTCAATGGGAGCTTGGATGGACCAAAAGCTGACAATAGGTGATTCTGACTTGCGTAAGAGCTTCAAGAGTGACACTGCAGCAGAGGGCCATTCAACTTTGACTGCAGAAGATGGAACAGTCTCTGATTGTGAGTTGCAACCAGAAATGAATTCTGAATTGTCAAATGCTGCTACACTTGAGCAACGGCGGGCTTACAAGATTGAACTTCAG AAAGGTGTTTCGTTGTTTAATAGGAAGCCATCCAAAGGCATTGAGTTTCTTATAAATACCAAAAAGGTTGGCAACTCTCCAGAGGAAGTGGCTGCTTTTCTGAAGAGTAACACTACTGGGTTGAATGAAGCCATGATTGGTGATTATTTGGGTGAAAGGGAGGATTTTGCTTTGAAAGTCATGCACGCTTATGTGGATTCCTTTGATTTCAAATCTATGGATTTTGGTGAAGCGATAAGGTTCTTCCTACAAGGCTTCAGGTTACCAGGAGAAGCACAGAAAATTGACCGCATCATGGAAAAGTTTGCTGAGCGCTATTGTAAATGTAATCCTAACTCATTTACCAGTGCAGATACTGCCTATGTACTGGCATACTCTGTCATAATGCTCAACACTGATGCCCATAATAGCATGGTCAAAGATAAG ATGAACAAGTCTGATTTCATTCGAAACAACCGAGGAATAGATGATGGCAAAGATTTACCCGAGGAGTATCTTGGTGCTCTTTATGATCAAATTGTGAATAATGAAATCAAGATGAATGCAGATTCTTCTGCTCCTCAAAGCATGCAGGCGAACAGCTTAAATAAGCTATTGGGTTTGGATGGTATACTCAATTTGGTGACTTGGAAGCAAACAGAAGAAAAGGCATTGGGTGCAAATGGTCTTCTTATAAGACAAATCCAAGAGCAGTTTAAGGCAAAGTCGGGAAAATTAGA GTCTGTTTATCATTCTGTTTCAGATGTAGCAATCTTGAGGTTTATGGTGGAGGTTTGCTGGGGACCTATGCTGGCTGCATACAGTGTCACTCTTGACCAGAGTGATGATAGAATTGCTACCACTCAATGCTTACAGGGCTTTCGACATGCTGTGCATGTAACTGCCGTAATGGGAATGCAGACGCAGAGAGATGCTTTTGTCACATCAACGGCAAAGTTCACTTTTCTCCATTGTGCTGCAGACATGAAACAAAAGAATGTTGATGCTGTAAAA GCAATAATATCTATTGCCATTGAAGATGGTAACCATCTTCAAGACTCCTGGGAGCATATATTGACATGCCTGTCCAGAATTGAGCATTTGCAACTGTTGGGAGAAGGTTCATCAACCGACACATCCATTTTATCCGTGCCTAATACTGAAATAGATGAAAAGGTGCCAAAACCTTCTGGTATTCAATCCCTGAAGAAAAAGGGATCACTCCAGAATCCAGCTGTAATGGCAGTTGTGCGAGGAGGGTCATATGACAGTGCCGCTGTTGGAGCAAATAGTTCAGGACTGGTAACCCCAGAGCAGATTAATCAATTCATTGCAAACTTGAATTTATTGGAACAGATAGGAAGTTCCGAGTTGAACCATGTTTTTGTACATAGCCAAAGATTAAACAGTGAAGCAATAGTGGCTTTTGTGAAGGCCCTTTGCAAGGTTTCTATAGCGGAGTTGCAGTCTCCAACAGACCCTCGAGTTTTTAGCCTCACAAAACTCGTTGAAATTGC GCACTACAATATGAACCGCATCAGATTAGTTTGGTTTCGCATATGGAATGTTCTCTCTGATTTCTTTGTTTCTGTTGGACTGTCCGAGAATTTATCCGTGGCAATCTTTGTGATGGATTCGTTGAGGCAGCTTGCTATGAAATTCTTAGAACGTGAGGAGCTGGCAAACTACAATTTCCAGAATGAATTTTTGAGACCATTTGTGATTGTAATGCAAAAAAGCAACTCCATAGAAATAAGGGAATTAATAGTTCGATACGTTTCTCAGATGGTCCTCAGCCGCGTCAGTAATGTGAAATCTGGATGGAAAAGTGTCTTTATG GTGTTTACAGCTGCTGCTGTGGATGAGCGGAAGAATATTGTCCTGCTAGCTTTTGGGACCATGGAAAAAATAGTTAGAGAGTACTTTCCTCATATCAGTGAGACAGACGCTTCTACTTTTAGTGATTGTGTACGATGCCTCATCAAGTTCACAAATAGCAAGTTTGACAGTGATATTAGCCTTAATGCTATTGGATTTCTCCGGTTTTGTGCTATCAAACTTGCTGAGGGAGGTCTTGTTTGCGCTGATAAGAGCCCAGATGATGGTTCATCTGTTTCAGCTGTAACTAAGAATGATAGAGATCTACAAAGTTTCGCTGATAGTGATGATCATGCATCCTATTGGGTTCCCTTGCTAGCAG GTTTATCAGAACTAACATCCGACTCGAAGTTAGCCATCCGAAAGAGTTCGACGGAAGTGCTTTTCAACGTCCTGAATGATCATGGTCATCTTTTCTCACGAGCATTCTGGATTGGTGTTTTTAGCTCTGTTGTTCTCCCCTTATTTAATGGTGCATCTCCTGTAAAACAGGATTCACCAACATCGAAATCTACTCGTCCTGATGGAAGCACTTGGGATCCTGAAATTTCTGCCGCCGCAGTGCAGTCTCTTGTAGATCTTGTTATAAGGTTTTTCAATGTATTGAGACCTCAACTACCAAATGTCGTATCCATACTGGCAGGATACTTAAAAAGTACAAAACAGGGTCCTGCAAGCACTGGAGTTTCGGCAACATATCGTTTGACAGGAGAGTTAGGAAGCAGATTTTCAAAAGACGAATGGCAAGAAATCCTTCTAGCTATAAAAGAAGCTGCCACTTCAACATTGCCTGGGTTTATGAAGATTTTGAGAAGCATGGATGACATCAAGGTGCCTGAGAATTCTCGATCCTCTACTAATACTGAAACAAGCTCTGATCATGGACTGACCAAGGATGACCTTGAGGAAGATAATCTGCAAACTTCAGCTTATGTGGTTTCGAAAATGAAGAGTTTTATCGCGGTCCAGCTACTGATTATGCAG GTTATAACTGATATATACAAAGCGAACCTACAATTCTTGGTAGCTTCCAACATAAATATCATTGTCGAGATATTTTCTTCCACTACATCACATGCTCAGCAACTGAACTCCGAGACTGTCctgcaaaagaaaataaagaaagtaTGCTCGATCTTGGAGACCTCCGAACCGCCCATGGTTCACTTCGAGAACGAGGCTTATCAAAATTACCTCAACTTCCTCCAAGATTTAATCAAAAACAATTCATCCGCCCCAAAGGAGATGAACCTAAGATCACTAGTGGCAGTGTGTGAAAAAATATTGCTGATATACCTTAGCTGCACCGATTACAACTACGCACGGCAGCAGAAACCGGTTGAGATACCGGTGACTCATTGGATTCTCCCATTGGGAATAGCCAAAAAGGAAAAAATGGCAGCTAGGACTCCTCTACTTGTGTCTGCATTGAAGGCATTGAGTTGCTTGGAGAAGGATTCCTGCAGAAAGTACGTTGCAGATATCTTTCATCTGTTGGTCGATCTGGTTCGAAGCGATCATAGCTCGAATGAAGTTCAACATGCTCTAAGCAACATATTCCGGGCATGTATAGGTCCCATAATAATGCCATAA